The segment GCTTATTGAAAACACACGATCAAATCATAAAAATGAGGTGATGCCAGTTTTTATTTTTCTATTGCCTTCAATTTGAACTGTTTCCATTTTGGAAACAGTTGCCTCTTCATTAAGTTCTCCAGAATCAAAGATATTTTTAATGTGTTTAGATACTGCTGCTTTTTGAACATCAAAAAGTATTGCAATTTGCGCCTGAGTAAACCACAATGTTTCTTTCTCAAGTTTTACTTGTAACTCAGGACCATCTTTGGTTTTGTAAATGACAATGTTTTGTTCTTCTTTCATAATTTGTTTTCCTTATTTCACTCCCATATCCTATTAATCACTTTTTTTATCTTCTCCTCGTAGATCTTCACCATCTCCCGCAGGTTGTCGATCATCTTTCTCTCGAATGCGAGGATAGAGACAGTACATTGGTTATTCAAAAATCTTTATTTGTTCTACTCTTTCATTTTTTATTTTACCTATAAGGACTAAAATGCTCTTAAGGTTAGATAAAAACTCATCGGATTTTAGTGGTATGTACTCAAAAGAATCAGATGAAATCTTCTTGATATTAAATTCTGAATTTTCTGAATAAAATGGATTTTTTTGAATGTTTTCTAAATAATTAACTATTTCGCTTTTCTTTTCTTTTTTCAAGATTTTAATACTTTCTCTTTCCTCAAAATATTCACCAGTATCCTTATTCTTTACTGAAATATTTTCTGTGATTTTGGGATTGATAATAAACATTATTTTCTCTTGATGAAGTGATAGTTCATTAAAAAAGAGGTTATTAATGTGAGGATCAAAAAAACTATATCCAACAACTATAAAGTAATTTTTTTTAATTAAACTTTTTCTAAATTCTTCGAGTAAATTAAAAAAAGGCTCTACAGTATATATTTTTACCCCATGCCCAAAAATTAAAAATGGCTTTATTTCAATATTTTCATCTGAATTATTTCCGCTTTTAACAATGGTTCCATCATACATTCGAGCCCAGTCAAGAGATCCATGTAATTTGTAATAATTAATTCTTGAATTTGTATATGAATTATCCTGAATATTATCAAAGCCAACCCACTTATTGCTTACAAAACCAGTATATACAGCATTCTCATCTTTAAATGCTTCTTCAAGAACCAAGTCGTTGTTAAGTGTAAAAAAATCAAGTTTTTCTGTCGTTTGACTCATGTTGTCATTAATAAAGGTCCTTAAAGGTTGAATAAAATCTAAGTTGGAAATTTGTAGCCAATCATTGTAACATTTTGTTTTTATTTTACTTTCAATACTGGAATATAAATCTAATTCATGGCTTACAGATTCATTATTAAATTCTTGTTCAAGCAACGTTATTTTGTCTGACCAGTTACCTGTTACAGGGTAAGGTAATAAATTTTCCCTGTTTTTGATTCTCCGTAATAAAAGGGCAAACTCTTCAATATTAGGAACATAATTATATTTTCCATCAGATTCAAGACTCCGCCAGCTGGCATGATATTCGAGACAAGAGAGAATAAATTTAATGGTTTTTCTTTCAACTTTCGTAAAGATACTATCGCGGTCTAATTGAGATCGTTTTTCAATATCTTCAAGCATTTCACTGGACAATTTACAACCAGCCGGCTTTGAAAAGCCTGCTCCTGTAAAAAAAAGAGTTTCTTTTAAAATATAAGTAAAATCGTTTTTCATCATATAAACCACACCGTCTTTTTGGAAACATAGTTATCACATAACTCCTGATTTTCAAAATTTGCAACATATTCCGCAAATAGTTTTGAATATATAGTCGTTACAGGTTGATCCTTTTGTTTAAGACTTTTCCAATACAATCTCGAAAATTCATATACCTGACTTATTAATATATGATGTTGGTTATCAAAAGTATTATTTGGATCGTAAATTTTCACCTTAATTGGAAATTCTTCCTGATTAATTGGATTAATCGGTTTTTCCCAATATCTTAAATTGTTAAATATTAAATATTCATCTATTTTCAGCTTAATATAAGTCCCACTTTGTGGCATCAATCTTTCATATTCAAGATCAAAACATAAATCTGTTGTTGCTTTTGTATCGTTAATTTCTACTACAACATAATTTATGTTTGAAAAATTTCCGTGTAAAGCTTTTTTTATTTCTTTATTCTCTTCATTGCTAAGAGGTTTATAATAGTGAATAACTATTCTTTCAATATCTTTATTTTTATCTTTTTTATATTTAACTATGGATTGGAAGAGACCTTTACAAATTTCTTCAATATTTGAAGTAGGATAAAAATTTAATTCCTGTATAATTCCTTCATTATCAAAAAATACGCATGAACCTATGTATTTATCTTTTTCTTCTATATATACATTAAACCCAATAATTAATTCATCATAATGTGATTTTGATAATTTCCATGGAACGCCTCCAATTTTTGCAAGCATTGCAATTGCAATATTTGGAAGGCTATAATGAAAATTTTCAAGGAATATTTTGTCCCTTTTAATAAATTGTGAAGGAATATTTTTATTAAGAAGTATTTGTTTTATTTTAAAATATATTTTTGATTCTTCTTCTGTTGCATTAGTTTTTGAAAATGGTATTATACAAACAGCAATCAAATTTTCATATTTAGTTTGATTTAATTTATTATTTATTTCATCAACAATGCTATTAAGACTATTATACTTAATCTTTATTTCACTAAGATTAGCAGGGATTCCTACGTAACTTTCCAGTCCGGGAAAATGACGATATCCTCTTGAAAAGTAGCCAAATAATTTGTTTGCTGCCTCAGAATCGGGGTAAATAAATAGGAGTTGAAATTTAGATATATTTTCAGGCTTTTTATAGGGACCATACTCACGCATTCCATTTATTGTGCTGTAATCTTCATTGCCATTACCAAATATCATTTTGTTAGAATCAAAATCTACAACATCATATTTGGTTATTTTTTTAAAAGACGTTAGAATTGTAAGATAATCAAAAGAATTATTTTCTTCTAAAAACGCTTTAATTTTTTCATAATGTTCTTTGTAGAAGGAAAATTTTGGTTTCGGAGAGATATTTTCATTTTTTCTAATTTGGAAATTCGCTTTTACCAAGACATTGCTAGTAATCTCTGTATTTGATTTTTTAATTAACAGATTGTCTATCAAAACTTTAATTTTGTCGGTTGAGATGTTGGTTAAATCGAATTTTCCAATATAAGTATCTGTACTGCCAATGCTTAAAGATAGTTCAATATCTTTATTATCAATGTAAATAATAAAATCGTACCGAATATACTTATTACTTATTTCTTCAACTTTTTCATAAACACAGAAATCTACACCCTCTTTAAAAGGTTCTGCTATGTATTTTTCTTTTAGTTTATTTATTAGTACTTCCTTTATGTATCTTTTTTTTAAGGAATATGGTAAATCTTTTAATAGCACGTTTTCCTGAATTCTGTTATCATTCTTTTGTAAAAAAGAAATAAAAATATATTTTTCATCTTCAATTTTTCCTTTTTTTAAACTATTAAGCCATCCTTTTATATTTTCATCTAATATCTTTTCAAAATATTTTAGTACAATTGATGGCTTTAATCTGTATAAATATTGTTTTAATATAAAATTACTTTCTAATTCATTTTCTTCATAAAAAGATACACTTACTTTATCGGTTGATAAGTTAATCTTAAACCTATTTAATACCAATCTACCCATAATATCATTTTACCTCTTTTTACAAATATAGTTATTTTTTTTCACTCCTCCCCCCACACGCGGTCAATCACCCGCTTTATCTTCTCTTCGTAGATTTTCACCATCTCCCGCAGGCTGTCGATCACCTTCCGCTCGGATTCGATTTTATCGACAATACGGCTCTGGACTTCAAGGGGCGGAAGGGGGATTTCTACAGATTTAACTAATTTAGTATTTAGATTACTTACTACACCACCAGTTGCTAAGTTTTGAAATTCTTTTGAAATTATTTCAGAAGAAAGAATGTAATATAAATAAAGCTTATCAATATCTTTTGGTATATTTCTTAAAGCCAACCAACCATCATGTATACAACCGTCTATATTTAAAATATAAGGTTTCCCAAAACTCATTGAATTTGAAAGAATAAGATCTCCAACCGATACTTTTCTTGACATTTTAGCCCCTTCAGGGGTAATTTTTTCTTTCGTATAATTTATATAAATCGAAGAACTAAATGCATCTCCTATTTTGATCCAATTTATTCCATTTTTATCATTCGTTACAAATTTATTAATCGGTCTTGGTGAAGATCCTCTTTCAATCTCACACACCTCCCCCAGCTTCACCATGGGCCAGCCGCTGGAGAGTTCTTCCTGTTTCTCGGGGTGCTCAGCCAGGTAGGTTTTGAGTTCTTCATCCAGGTAGGTTTCTACATCGGGCTTCCAGGCGTCTATCACCTGCCTGCAGCCATCGATGATCTTCTGGTAGCCCTCTATCTCTGCCACTATCTCTTGTTGCACTTCCAGCGGCGGAAGGGGGATTTGAAGGTTTTTTAGTGTAGCAATAGATACAAAACCAAAAGTTGCTTTACCTGATAATCTTTCTAATTCTGTTTTAAATTTAGGTGAACAATAAAATAAATATTTAGGAAATAATTTGTCCCTGAAACTTTCTTTTACAACTAATCCATTGAATTGCTGATTGGTTGTGAGTTCAATTTCAGTAAATGCATATTCTCCAATTGAAGCTGTACAACATAGTAAAACAGAATGCTTTGGTAATAGTTTTACACTAGATTCATTATACCCTTTTTGTGTTATAAATTGTCTTGTGTTATAAATTATCCTACCTTGCCGTCTTAAATCTTCAATAGTAAACCAAGGGATTGTACCATTCTCCCAATATTCTTTAATATTTCTATTTGGTGTTGATCCATTATATATCTCACACACCTCCCCCAACCTCACCATTTGCCATTTCTGGTGTTTGCGTTTTTCTACCATCCGGTATCTATCGCCGGTGAGGTTGTATTCGCCGTTTTCGGCAAGCCTTTCTTTTTTTACCAGCAGGGCGGAGCAGGGTTTTTCGTTGGCATTAAATTCATCTGCTTTGCCGTTTCTTACCTTGTCAATATATTCGCGGATCACCTGCAGGGCATCTGGCAGGTCATTTTTATCAATCGGTCGGCGCTGGGCTCCGAGGTCAAAGCCATCGTTTTCAATCTTGATAAAGAGAATGCT is part of the Calditerrivibrio nitroreducens DSM 19672 genome and harbors:
- a CDS encoding death-on-curing protein, giving the protein MKEEQNIVIYKTKDGPELQVKLEKETLWFTQAQIAILFDVQKAAVSKHIKNIFDSGELNEEATVSKMETVQIEGNRKIKTGITSFL
- a CDS encoding SIR2 family protein, with product MMKNDFTYILKETLFFTGAGFSKPAGCKLSSEMLEDIEKRSQLDRDSIFTKVERKTIKFILSCLEYHASWRSLESDGKYNYVPNIEEFALLLRRIKNRENLLPYPVTGNWSDKITLLEQEFNNESVSHELDLYSSIESKIKTKCYNDWLQISNLDFIQPLRTFINDNMSQTTEKLDFFTLNNDLVLEEAFKDENAVYTGFVSNKWVGFDNIQDNSYTNSRINYYKLHGSLDWARMYDGTIVKSGNNSDENIEIKPFLIFGHGVKIYTVEPFFNLLEEFRKSLIKKNYFIVVGYSFFDPHINNLFFNELSLHQEKIMFIINPKITENISVKNKDTGEYFEERESIKILKKEKKSEIVNYLENIQKNPFYSENSEFNIKKISSDSFEYIPLKSDEFLSNLKSILVLIGKIKNERVEQIKIFE
- a CDS encoding stem cell self-renewal protein piwi; translation: MGRLVLNRFKINLSTDKVSVSFYEENELESNFILKQYLYRLKPSIVLKYFEKILDENIKGWLNSLKKGKIEDEKYIFISFLQKNDNRIQENVLLKDLPYSLKKRYIKEVLINKLKEKYIAEPFKEGVDFCVYEKVEEISNKYIRYDFIIYIDNKDIELSLSIGSTDTYIGKFDLTNISTDKIKVLIDNLLIKKSNTEITSNVLVKANFQIRKNENISPKPKFSFYKEHYEKIKAFLEENNSFDYLTILTSFKKITKYDVVDFDSNKMIFGNGNEDYSTINGMREYGPYKKPENISKFQLLFIYPDSEAANKLFGYFSRGYRHFPGLESYVGIPANLSEIKIKYNSLNSIVDEINNKLNQTKYENLIAVCIIPFSKTNATEEESKIYFKIKQILLNKNIPSQFIKRDKIFLENFHYSLPNIAIAMLAKIGGVPWKLSKSHYDELIIGFNVYIEEKDKYIGSCVFFDNEGIIQELNFYPTSNIEEICKGLFQSIVKYKKDKNKDIERIVIHYYKPLSNEENKEIKKALHGNFSNINYVVVEINDTKATTDLCFDLEYERLMPQSGTYIKLKIDEYLIFNNLRYWEKPINPINQEEFPIKVKIYDPNNTFDNQHHILISQVYEFSRLYWKSLKQKDQPVTTIYSKLFAEYVANFENQELCDNYVSKKTVWFI
- a CDS encoding N-6 DNA methylase, which codes for MLDAETKRRIDTARDILVGKVPDPKSQVEQITIALIYKFMDDMDRESVEMGGKRGFFIGEYEKYSWSSIFNPYLGGHEMLNLYAEAITRMSQNPNLPELFRNIFKNAYLPYRDPETLKLFLKTINEFTYDHSERLGDAFEYLLLVLGSQGDAGQFRTPRHIIDFMVELVGPKKNDLILDPACGTAGFLISAYKYIVRENTSEKYRSSNGNGIGDLLTPEERKKLLTNFKGYDISPDMVRISLVNMYLHGFVDPKIFEYDTLTSEDRWNEYADVILANPPFMTPKGGIKPHKRFSVQSNRSEVLFVDYIAEHLTPNGRAAVIVPEGIIFQSANAYKQLRKMLVEKYLYAVVSLPAGVFQPYSGVKTSILLMDKALSKKTDSILFIKIENDGFDLGAQRRPIDKNDLPDALQVIREYIDKVRNGKADEFNANEKPCSALLVKKERLAENGEYNLTGDRYRMVEKRKHQKWQMVRLGEVCEIYNGSTPNRNIKEYWENGTIPWFTIEDLRRQGRIIYNTRQFITQKGYNESSVKLLPKHSVLLCCTASIGEYAFTEIELTTNQQFNGLVVKESFRDKLFPKYLFYCSPKFKTELERLSGKATFGFVSIATLKNLQIPLPPLEVQQEIVAEIEGYQKIIDGCRQVIDAWKPDVETYLDEELKTYLAEHPEKQEELSSGWPMVKLGEVCEIERGSSPRPINKFVTNDKNGINWIKIGDAFSSSIYINYTKEKITPEGAKMSRKVSVGDLILSNSMSFGKPYILNIDGCIHDGWLALRNIPKDIDKLYLYYILSSEIISKEFQNLATGGVVSNLNTKLVKSVEIPLPPLEVQSRIVDKIESERKVIDSLREMVKIYEEKIKRVIDRVWGEE